One window of Nocardia sp. NBC_00508 genomic DNA carries:
- a CDS encoding VOC family protein: MACRITELVVDCADPQRLADFWCEVLGYVELGWEDDALEIGPPGTGFGGSQPTLVFSHRTEPKRGKLPLHLDVNPTDRDQDAELERLLAAGARKVDIGQTGAETWHVLADPEGNEFCLLRRRVEAAES, from the coding sequence ATGGCCTGCAGGATCACCGAACTCGTCGTCGACTGCGCCGACCCACAACGGCTGGCGGACTTCTGGTGCGAAGTCCTCGGCTACGTCGAACTCGGCTGGGAGGACGACGCCCTGGAGATCGGTCCGCCTGGAACCGGCTTCGGCGGTTCGCAGCCCACACTGGTGTTCAGCCACCGCACCGAGCCGAAGCGCGGGAAGCTGCCGCTGCACCTCGACGTGAATCCCACCGACCGCGATCAGGACGCGGAACTGGAGCGGCTGCTCGCCGCAGGTGCGCGGAAGGTCGACATCGGCCAGACCGGCGCCGAAACGTGGCACGTGCTGGCCGACCCGGAGGGGAACGAATTCTGCCTGCTCCGGCGGCGGGTCGAGGCGGCGGAGAGCTGA
- a CDS encoding quinone oxidoreductase family protein, whose translation MAQAVRFCETGGPEVLRWEEVELGGPGRAEVRVRHEAVGLNFADTYFRTGLYPVPLPAGMGVEAAGVVEAVGRGVTDFEPGDRVTYTGSPLGAYSTARVMPAAHLIGLPDAIAFDTAASMTMRGLTTAYLLRRIHPLQAGDTVLLHAAAGGVGLIFTQWAKLLGITVIGTVSSEAKAEVARAHGCDHVVIYTRENVAARVREITGGAGVPLVYDSIGATTFQSSLDSLSRRGLLVCFGTASGPVPPIDAMQLAAKGSLFVTRPALADYIADSAERGALADELFAHVAAGRIRIEINQRYALPDAVRAHRDLESGSSIGSSVFTL comes from the coding sequence GTGGCACAAGCTGTTCGCTTCTGCGAGACCGGCGGCCCAGAGGTACTGCGCTGGGAGGAGGTCGAGCTGGGCGGGCCGGGCCGCGCCGAAGTGCGTGTCCGGCACGAGGCGGTCGGATTGAACTTCGCCGACACCTATTTCCGGACCGGGCTGTACCCGGTCCCGCTGCCTGCCGGGATGGGGGTTGAGGCGGCTGGTGTGGTCGAGGCCGTCGGGCGCGGCGTCACCGATTTCGAGCCGGGTGATCGGGTCACCTACACAGGGAGTCCGCTGGGTGCCTACAGCACCGCGCGAGTGATGCCGGCGGCGCATCTGATCGGACTGCCCGATGCGATCGCGTTCGACACGGCCGCGTCGATGACGATGAGGGGATTGACGACGGCCTACCTGCTGCGGCGTATTCATCCACTGCAAGCCGGGGACACCGTGCTGTTGCACGCGGCCGCCGGCGGGGTCGGTCTGATCTTCACGCAGTGGGCGAAGTTGCTGGGGATCACCGTGATCGGAACGGTGTCGAGTGAAGCGAAGGCCGAGGTTGCACGGGCGCACGGGTGTGATCACGTCGTGATCTACACCCGCGAGAACGTCGCGGCCCGGGTCCGGGAGATCACCGGCGGTGCCGGCGTACCGCTGGTCTACGACAGCATCGGAGCGACCACGTTCCAGTCGTCGCTGGATTCGCTGTCCAGGCGAGGCCTGCTGGTCTGCTTCGGCACCGCGTCCGGTCCCGTTCCGCCGATCGATGCGATGCAGCTGGCAGCCAAGGGCTCGCTGTTCGTCACCCGGCCCGCTCTCGCCGATTACATCGCCGACTCCGCCGAGCGGGGGGCGCTGGCAGATGAACTGTTCGCCCATGTCGCCGCAGGCCGGATACGCATCGAGATCAACCAACGCTACGCACTGCCCGATGCCGTGCGTGCGCATCGAGACCTGGAGTCCGGCAGCAGCATCGGCTCCTCGGTCTTCACGCTCTGA
- a CDS encoding AraC family transcriptional regulator, whose protein sequence is MKPLARYAALNSYVELGRSLGLDPTRLIREAGLDPAGLSLQDRWVPADAVADLLERSAVEAGCDDFGLRLAERRRFANLGPLSLVIREEPDVRSALTVMSRHEHMYNEALHIRLTENNGIATIRLALDLGQPERSRQAIELAVGVLHGLLRAFLGTGWQPVEVRFTHAAPRDRRTHYRVLGPNVAFEQDFNGILACTTDLDARNTMSDPQLRAYTQQFFDSVRNTHATTTLDRVRELIELLLPTGRCSVDQVARSLGLDRRTIHRHLAAEGETFTSLLDSTRAELARHMVANHRHSLTEIAELLGFSSLGNFSRWFRNQFGCSPRQWRTSAPDISETVVGPGLTNPSP, encoded by the coding sequence TTGAAGCCGCTGGCCCGCTACGCGGCGCTGAACAGTTACGTGGAGCTCGGCCGATCACTCGGCCTCGACCCAACCCGGCTGATCCGCGAAGCCGGTCTCGACCCGGCCGGCCTGAGCCTGCAGGACCGCTGGGTGCCCGCCGACGCGGTCGCCGACCTCCTCGAACGCTCCGCGGTCGAAGCCGGATGCGACGACTTCGGGCTCCGATTGGCCGAGCGGCGCCGCTTCGCCAACCTCGGCCCCCTCAGCCTGGTCATCCGCGAAGAGCCGGATGTCCGCAGCGCCCTGACTGTCATGTCCCGGCACGAGCACATGTACAACGAGGCACTGCACATCCGTCTCACCGAGAACAACGGAATCGCCACCATTCGGCTCGCGCTCGATCTCGGGCAACCCGAACGATCCCGCCAAGCCATCGAACTCGCCGTCGGCGTACTCCACGGGTTGCTGCGCGCATTCCTCGGAACAGGCTGGCAGCCAGTGGAAGTCCGCTTCACGCACGCTGCCCCACGCGACCGCCGCACCCACTACCGCGTCCTCGGGCCGAATGTCGCCTTCGAACAGGACTTCAATGGAATCCTGGCCTGTACAACCGACCTCGACGCGCGAAATACGATGTCGGATCCGCAGCTGCGCGCGTACACACAGCAGTTCTTCGACTCTGTTCGAAACACTCACGCCACGACAACGTTGGACCGCGTGCGAGAACTCATCGAACTTCTGCTGCCTACCGGGCGATGCTCGGTCGACCAGGTCGCCCGAAGCCTCGGCCTCGACCGCCGCACTATCCATCGCCATCTCGCCGCCGAGGGCGAAACCTTCACATCCCTACTGGATTCCACACGAGCCGAACTCGCCAGGCACATGGTGGCCAACCACCGCCACTCTCTGACCGAAATCGCGGAATTGCTGGGGTTCTCCTCACTGGGCAACTTCTCCCGCTGGTTCCGCAATCAGTTCGGGTGCAGTCCGAGGCAGTGGCGCACCAGCGCTCCCGATATCAGCGAAACGGTGGTCGGTCCGGGTCTGACCAACCCGAGTCCATGA
- a CDS encoding TetR/AcrR family transcriptional regulator, with product MSGYTDYADDLSGHMSASVKSGGTRRADAQRNRERILQAARDLVHEPGELKLNAVAKACGIGQGTLYRHFPTREHLLAEVYRRDVDELVAAAPRLLATHQPLDALAAWFDRVAAYARVKRDVFAAVEAATWRDLAAHSLGPIGEAVELLLAAGRLAGSVRADAEARDVIVLISWLSRLDDAELDARGPRLLSILVDGLRAHRP from the coding sequence ATGTCCGGTTACACCGATTATGCCGATGACCTTAGCGGACATATGTCCGCTTCTGTCAAGAGCGGCGGAACGCGGCGTGCGGACGCACAGCGCAACCGCGAGCGGATCCTGCAAGCGGCGCGCGATCTCGTGCACGAGCCGGGAGAGCTGAAGCTCAACGCGGTCGCGAAGGCCTGCGGTATCGGGCAGGGCACGCTGTACCGGCACTTCCCGACACGGGAGCACCTCCTCGCCGAGGTATACCGCCGGGATGTGGATGAGCTGGTTGCCGCGGCTCCGCGTCTGCTGGCGACGCACCAGCCGCTGGATGCGTTGGCGGCGTGGTTCGACCGGGTGGCCGCCTACGCCCGGGTCAAGCGCGATGTGTTCGCCGCCGTCGAGGCGGCGACGTGGCGTGACCTCGCTGCCCACAGCCTCGGCCCGATCGGTGAGGCGGTGGAACTGCTGCTGGCGGCCGGTCGCTTGGCCGGCAGCGTTCGCGCCGACGCCGAAGCCCGCGACGTCATCGTGCTCATCAGCTGGTTGTCGCGGCTGGACGACGCCGAACTCGACGCGCGAGGGCCGCGGTTGCTGTCCATCCTTGTCGACGGTCTCCGCGCACACCGCCCCTGA
- a CDS encoding SDR family oxidoreductase, with protein sequence MAIHGKVVAITGASSGIGEATARHLASLGAAVVLGARRTDRLDRLVAEIEAAGGKAAATRVDVTDPDDLQSLVTVAVERFRRLDVLVGNAGISRISSIADLDVEGWSAMVDVNVKGILHGIAAALPVFRRQGSGHLVTVVSTSGLKIVPTQAVYAGTKNAVRTLLEGLRQESTDGVLRTTSISPGYVRTELIDNAVDDPAVRAQARQNMADLGIDPTAVARAIAFVIDQPDDVEIGDLTIRPTRQG encoded by the coding sequence ATGGCCATCCACGGCAAGGTCGTCGCCATCACCGGCGCCAGCAGCGGAATCGGTGAAGCAACAGCTCGCCACCTCGCCTCACTCGGTGCGGCCGTCGTCCTCGGCGCCCGCCGCACCGACCGGCTGGACCGGCTGGTTGCCGAGATCGAGGCCGCCGGCGGCAAGGCGGCCGCCACGCGCGTGGACGTCACCGACCCCGACGACCTCCAGTCGCTGGTCACCGTCGCCGTCGAGCGCTTCCGCCGTCTGGACGTCTTGGTGGGCAACGCCGGCATCAGCAGGATCAGCTCCATCGCCGACCTGGACGTCGAAGGCTGGTCGGCGATGGTCGACGTGAACGTCAAGGGGATCCTGCACGGGATCGCCGCAGCCCTGCCGGTGTTCCGCCGTCAGGGCAGTGGCCACCTCGTCACCGTCGTCTCGACCTCCGGGCTGAAGATCGTCCCCACCCAGGCGGTGTACGCCGGGACGAAGAACGCGGTACGCACCCTCCTGGAGGGTCTGCGGCAGGAGAGCACCGACGGGGTTCTGCGGACAACGTCGATCTCCCCGGGCTACGTCCGCACCGAGCTTATCGACAACGCCGTCGACGATCCGGCCGTGCGCGCGCAGGCCAGGCAGAACATGGCCGATCTCGGTATCGATCCCACGGCGGTGGCTCGGGCGATTGCATTCGTGATCGACCAACCCGACGACGTCGAAATCGGGGACCTGACTATTCGACCCACTCGCCAGGGCTGA
- a CDS encoding TauD/TfdA dioxygenase family protein: MTTLAPLSDSSVRAAIGVKPLTCTIGAELLDVDLAEVSRDDRLFAELRKLLLEHKVLFVRDQDISRADHVALAHRFGDLEDHPVAGSDPDHPGLVRIYKDLDSAPEHYENAYHCDATWRENPPMGCVLRCVETPAVGGDTIWVNMVEAYRRLPEGVRERIRGLRARHSIEASFGAAMPIDQRHDLAQRFPDAEHPVVRTHPETGEQILFVNSFTTHLVNYHTPENVRFGADYAPGAAELLHYLIRQAAIPEYQVRWRWTKNSFAIWDNRSTQHYAVQDYSPAVRKMERAGIIGDQPF, translated from the coding sequence ATGACAACCCTTGCTCCACTGAGTGATTCGTCGGTGCGCGCAGCGATCGGCGTGAAGCCGCTGACCTGCACGATCGGCGCCGAACTGCTCGACGTCGACCTCGCGGAAGTGTCCCGCGACGACCGGCTCTTCGCCGAACTGCGCAAGCTGCTGCTGGAGCACAAGGTGCTGTTCGTCCGTGACCAGGACATCAGCCGCGCCGATCATGTCGCACTCGCGCATCGCTTCGGCGACTTGGAAGACCATCCCGTCGCGGGCAGCGATCCGGATCATCCAGGCCTGGTACGCATCTACAAGGACCTCGACAGTGCCCCCGAACACTACGAGAACGCTTACCACTGTGACGCCACCTGGCGAGAGAACCCGCCGATGGGCTGCGTCCTGCGCTGCGTGGAGACGCCGGCGGTTGGCGGGGACACCATCTGGGTGAACATGGTCGAGGCCTACCGGCGGCTGCCCGAGGGGGTGCGGGAACGCATTCGCGGACTGCGCGCCCGGCACAGCATCGAGGCCAGTTTCGGCGCCGCTATGCCGATTGACCAGCGGCACGACCTGGCGCAGCGGTTCCCCGACGCCGAGCATCCGGTGGTGCGAACCCATCCGGAGACGGGGGAACAGATCCTGTTCGTCAATTCATTCACCACCCATCTGGTCAATTACCACACCCCCGAAAACGTGCGCTTCGGCGCCGATTACGCACCCGGCGCCGCGGAGCTGTTGCACTACCTGATTCGACAGGCCGCCATTCCCGAATATCAGGTGCGCTGGCGCTGGACGAAGAACAGCTTCGCCATCTGGGACAACCGCTCCACCCAACACTACGCGGTCCAGGACTACTCGCCCGCGGTTCGGAAGATGGAGCGCGCGGGGATCATCGGCGACCAGCCGTTCTGA